Proteins from a genomic interval of Equus quagga isolate Etosha38 chromosome 13, UCLA_HA_Equagga_1.0, whole genome shotgun sequence:
- the LRRN2 gene encoding leucine-rich repeat neuronal protein 2, translating to MRLFVAPLLLAWVAGATAAVPVVPWRVPCPPQCACQIRPWYTPRSSYREATTVDCNDLFLTAVPPALPVGTQTLLLQSNSIVRVDQSELAYLANLTELDLSQNSFSDARDCDLRALPQLLSLHLEENQLSQLEDHSFAGLASLQELYLNHNQLYRIAPRAFAGLSNLLRLHLNSNLLRAVDSRWFEMLPNLEILMIGGNKVDAILDMNFRPLANLRSLVLAGMSLQEISDYALEGLQSLESLSFYDNQLARVPRRALEQVPGLKFLDLNKNPLQRVGPGDFANMLHLKELGLNNMEELVSIDKFALVNLPELTKLDITNNPRLSFIHPRAFHHLPQMETLMLNNNALSALHQQTVESLPNLQEVGLHGNPIRCDCVIRWANATGTHVRFIEPQSTLCAEPPDLQRLPVREVPFREMTDRCLPLISPRSFPSSLQVVSGESLMLHCRALAEPEPEIYWVTPAGVRLTAARAGRKYRVYPEGTLELRRVTAEEAGLYTCVAQNLVGADTKTVSVVVGRAPLQPGRGKGWGLELRVQETHPYHILLAWVPPPNTVSTNLTWSSTSSLRGQGATALARLPRGTHSYNITRLHQATEYWACLQVAFADAHTQLACVWTRTKEAAPCHRALGDRPGLIAILALAVLLLAAGLAAHLGTGQPRQGIRGRPLLPAWAFWGWSAPSVRVVSAPLVLPWNPGRRLSWSSEGETLSPPLLQNS from the coding sequence ATGAGGCTCTTCGTGGCCCCCCTCTTGCTGGCTTGGGTGGCCGGTGCCACCGCTGCTGTGCCCGTGGTGCCCTGGCGTGTGCCCTGCCCCCCTCAGTGTGCCTGCCAGATCCGGCCCTGGTATACGCCCCGCTCGTCGTACCGTGAGGCCACCACCGTGGACTGCAATGACCTGTTCCTGACGGCTGTGCCCCCAGCGCTGCCTGTGGGCACGCAGACCCTGCTCCTGCAGAGCAACAGCATCGTCCGCGTGGACCAGAGTGAGCTCGCCTACCTGGCCAACCTCACAGAGCTGGACCTGTCCCAGAACAGCTTTTCTGATGCCCGGGACTGTGATCTCCGTGCCCTGCCTCAGCTGCTGAGCCTGCACCTGGAGGAGAACCAGCTGAGCCAGCTGGAGGACCACAGCTTTGCAGGGCTGGCCAGCCTGCAGGAGCTCTATCTCAACCACAACCAGCTGTACCGCATTGCCCCCAGGGCCTTCGCTGGCCTCAGCAACCTGCTGCGGCTGCACCTCAACTCCAACCTGCTGAGGGCTGTGGACAGCCGCTGGTTCGAGATGCTGCCCAACCTGGAGATCCTGATGATTGGCGGCAACAAGGTGGATGCCATCCTGGACATGAACTTCCGGCCGCTGGCCAACCTGCGCAGCCTGGTGCTAGCAGGCATGAGCCTGCAGGAGATCTCCGACTACGCCCTGGAGGGGCTGCAGAGCCTGGAGAGCCTCTCCTTCTACGACAACCAGCTGGCCCGGGTGCCCAGGCGGGCACTGGAACAGGTGCCGGGGCTCAAGTTCCTCGACCTGAACAAGAACCCGCTCCAGCGGGTGGGGCCGGGGGACTTTGCCAACATGCTGCACCTCAAGGAGCTTGGGCTGAACAACATGGAGGAGCTGGTTTCCATTGACAAGTTTGCCCTGGTCAACCTGCCCGAGCTGACCAAGCTGGATATCACCAACAACCCCCGGCTGTCCTTCATCCACCCCCGCGCCTTCCACCACCTGCCCCAGATGGAGACCCTCATGCTCAACAACAACGCTCTCAGTGCCTTGCACCAGCAGACAGTGGAGTCCCTGCCCAACCTGCAGGAGGTGGGTCTCCATGGCAACCCCATCCGCTGTGACTGTGTCATCCGCTGGGCCAATGCCACCGGCACCCATGTCCGCTTCATCGAGCCGCAGTCCACCCTGTGTGCTGAGCCGCCAGACCTCCAGCGCCTCCCGGTCCGTGAGGTGCCCTTCCGGGAGATGACGGACCGCTGCCTGCCCCTCATCTCCCCCCGCAGcttcccctccagcctccaggtgGTCAGTGGAGAGAGCCTGATGCTGCACTGCCGGGCGCTGGCTGAACCGGAACCCGAGATCTACTGGGTCACTCCAGCTGGGGTTCGACTGACGGCTGCCCGTGCAGGCCGGAAGTACCGGGTATACCCGGAGGGGACCCTGGAGCTGCGGAGGGTGACcgcagaggaggcagggctgtACACCTGTGTGGCCCAGAACCTGGTGGGGGCTGACACTAAGACGGTCAGTGTAGTTGTTGGCCGGGCTCCCCTGCAGCCAGGCAGGGGCAAGGGATGGGGGCTGGAGCTCCGAGTGCAGGAGACCCACCCTTATCACATCTTGCTAGCTTGGGTTCCCCCACCCAACACAGTCTCCACCAACCTCACCTGGTCCAGCACCTCCTCCCTCCGGGGCCAGGGGGCCACTGCTCTGGCCCGCCTGCCACGGGGCACTCACAGCTACAACATCACTCGCCTCCATCAGGCCACGGAGTACTGGGCCTGCTTGCAAGTGGCCTTTGCTGATGCCCACACCCAGTTGGCATGTGTATGGACCAGGACTAAAGAGGCCGCTCCTTGCCACAGAGCCTTAGGGGACCGACCTGGGCTCATAGCCATCCTGGCTCTCGCTGTCCTCCTGCTGGCAGCCGGGCTAGCAGCCCACCTTGGCACTGGCCAGCCCAGGCAGGGCATCAGGGGGCGGCCTCTCCTTCCAGCCTGGGCTTTCTGGGGCTGGAGTGCCCCCTCAGTCCGGGTGGTGTCTGCACCTCTTGTCCTACCCTGGAATCCAGGGAGGAGGCTGTCCTGGTCCTCCGAAGGGGAGACCCTGTCACCACCATTATTGCAAAATTCCTGA